GTATCCGGGAAAAATTTTTTCTTTTTGGTATGAAATTGGAGAACCCACAACCAAAAAAGGATACAAAGAAGGTCGGGTGATCCGAGGAGGACAAGTAAGTTCCGAAATTGCAGGTGGTCTTTGCCAATTGTCAGGGATCATTTATTATTTATCTTTAGAGCTTGGTTTAGAAATTTTAGAACGGTTCCCCCACTCTCGTGATTTATATACCGATGAAACAAGGTTTACACCTCTCGGAACAGATGCATCCATTGTTTACCCAACAAAAGATTTACGAATCAAGAACTCTCTGTCTTTACCTCTGCTTTTTTCTTGGGAACTAAAAGAGTCGGAACTATGTTTCCACATCCGATCAAAAAAACCAATCAAACGTAAAAAAATATATTTTAAACAAACTCAAAAAAATGGATTTTCGAATGTCCAAGTTTTTGTAGATTCAGAAACAGATGGCAAACCAATTCTTTATTCCTCCGATGATTACAAATTATAAAAAAGCTAGTTTTGTTTTATTTATTTTTCTTTTGACCATATCTTTACAACTAACAGTGCAGTTGAGTTCTCCTTTTGCCTTTGGAGCCGATGGATATTATTATGCAGCCCAAGTCAATTCCTATATAACCAAAGGAAGGTTCTTTAGTCCAGATTCCTCACCCATTTTATATGGACTGGTTTTATTTTCAAAACTGGGAACAAATATCGTCATCACAAACAAAGTTTTTGTTTCTTTCCTTGTTGGATTTTTGTTTTTAGCAGGTTATCGGTTGGCCATATCGTTAACTAAGGATTTTTTCCTATCCGTCATTTTTGGCTTAATCCTAGTCTCTTCTTCCTTTATCCCTCATTTTAGTTTTAACTTTATCAAAAACCTAGGCGGAGTTGTTTTTTTTATCTTATTTTTAACAGAACTTTGGATTCTAGAGAATCAAAATCACAAAGAGAGACGAATCATTTATTTTCGATTGGTTCTATTTTTTGTTTTGGTTTTTCTCAGCCATAAAATCACTGCAGGTATTTCTTTTTTCCTTTTGTTACCTTTTGTTTGGAAACAGGTTCCGCTTTCTA
This genomic stretch from Leptospira meyeri harbors:
- a CDS encoding VanW family protein, with the translated sequence MNPFIKIKIKAMLRWFGILLRGGSFRFGLKTSNGNSTNWTEESNLTLPIFPSPFKEGKLHNLQIAIEQMNNKVLYPGKIFSFWYEIGEPTTKKGYKEGRVIRGGQVSSEIAGGLCQLSGIIYYLSLELGLEILERFPHSRDLYTDETRFTPLGTDASIVYPTKDLRIKNSLSLPLLFSWELKESELCFHIRSKKPIKRKKIYFKQTQKNGFSNVQVFVDSETDGKPILYSSDDYKL